A genomic stretch from Thermodesulforhabdus norvegica includes:
- a CDS encoding type II toxin-antitoxin system VapC family toxin: MLNSPVCLDASFVLRLLQSGTPNATAVQLWREWQETGRLLIAPALVYYEITNAVYRYAVHGELSPQEASELLDMALNLDIELYGDGDLHKQALEIARRFSLSAAYDAHYLALAERLGAEFWTADRRLVRAVQDALPWVNLLEETDPEQ; the protein is encoded by the coding sequence GTGCTCAACTCACCGGTTTGCCTTGACGCCAGCTTCGTCCTGCGGTTGCTACAAAGCGGCACCCCCAACGCGACCGCTGTACAGTTGTGGAGGGAATGGCAGGAAACAGGGCGGTTGCTGATTGCACCCGCTCTTGTTTACTACGAAATCACCAACGCTGTTTATCGCTACGCAGTTCATGGTGAGTTATCTCCTCAAGAGGCCTCGGAGCTCCTGGATATGGCCCTGAACCTCGACATCGAGCTCTACGGCGACGGTGACCTGCACAAACAGGCTTTGGAAATTGCACGCCGTTTTTCCCTTTCCGCTGCCTACGACGCCCACTACCTGGCGCTGGCCGAGCGGCTGGGCGCCGAATTCTGGACTGCCGACCGACGCCTGGTTCGAGCCGTTCAAGACGCGCTACCCTGGGTGAATCTGCTTGAGGAAACCGACCCGGAGCAATAG
- a CDS encoding pyrimidine dimer DNA glycosylase/endonuclease V: MRLWSLHPKYLDARGLVALWREGLLARAVLEGKTRGYRSHPQLRRFREHKDPIAAINAYLHAVLEEARRRGYRFDETRLGAVVEVSPIEVSVGQLRYEWRHLLYKLKRRDPEGFRNLCRIENPDPHPLMRVVPGDVETWEVVK, from the coding sequence ATGAGGCTCTGGTCACTGCATCCGAAGTACCTGGACGCCAGGGGATTGGTGGCCCTGTGGCGTGAAGGGTTGCTTGCCAGGGCGGTGCTGGAAGGGAAGACACGGGGTTACCGATCGCACCCTCAGCTCCGGCGCTTTCGGGAGCACAAAGACCCGATTGCTGCAATCAATGCGTATCTCCATGCGGTACTCGAGGAGGCTCGGCGCCGCGGTTATCGTTTCGACGAAACCAGGCTTGGAGCTGTCGTTGAAGTCAGCCCAATAGAAGTTTCCGTAGGGCAGCTTCGTTATGAGTGGAGACATCTTCTTTACAAGTTGAAAAGACGGGATCCGGAGGGTTTCCGAAACCTTTGCAGGATTGAAAATCCCGATCCACACCCGTTGATGAGGGTCGTTCCGGGAGACGTGGAAACCTGGGAGGTGGTAAAATGA
- a CDS encoding DUF4236 domain-containing protein gives MSFRFWKRVRIAPGVTLNLSKSGASVSFGPRGAKFTIGPRGKRATVGIPGTGIFYTTTLSGRKSGAGRSGAHSTPTAPTVPPEDRLTLGFLKRLITPDDEEALVDGCRELIRGNEDKALEHFERALHLADCACLAGFLALKKGRLQKAADYLTMAAEKHDRLGRHLSRYGISAVTSFPITDEVTVHVRPDLRGVLLGLVEVYQRQERWKDAIVCLERLRELEPDDVVVRLSLAELLLAAHPGDKDACRRVVSLAEGIGNDTPVHTALLLYKARALRGLGLLTAALETLTAALRRKKGRSEELLRALRYERALVYEELGRLRRARSELEKLYAEDPDYEDVAARLGFFVKT, from the coding sequence ATGAGTTTCCGCTTCTGGAAAAGGGTCCGAATCGCTCCGGGCGTGACCCTGAATCTCAGCAAGTCGGGCGCATCCGTGTCCTTCGGGCCACGCGGGGCGAAGTTCACCATCGGTCCGAGGGGTAAGCGGGCCACGGTAGGCATCCCGGGAACGGGCATCTTCTACACTACCACGCTTTCGGGCAGGAAGTCCGGTGCCGGGAGGAGCGGAGCTCACTCTACCCCGACCGCCCCAACGGTCCCGCCCGAAGACCGGCTGACGCTGGGTTTCTTGAAGAGGCTTATCACTCCGGACGACGAGGAAGCGCTGGTGGACGGCTGCCGGGAACTGATCCGCGGCAACGAAGATAAGGCCCTGGAACACTTCGAAAGGGCCCTTCACCTGGCCGACTGTGCGTGTCTCGCCGGTTTCCTGGCCCTGAAGAAAGGCCGTTTGCAGAAAGCTGCCGATTACTTGACCATGGCCGCAGAGAAGCACGACCGGCTGGGACGTCACCTCTCCAGGTACGGGATCTCCGCAGTCACCAGCTTTCCCATTACCGACGAAGTAACCGTTCATGTAAGACCAGATCTCAGGGGGGTATTGCTGGGCCTGGTGGAGGTTTACCAGCGTCAGGAACGCTGGAAAGACGCAATCGTCTGCCTGGAAAGACTCAGAGAGCTCGAACCGGACGACGTGGTGGTGAGGCTTTCTCTGGCGGAGCTCCTACTTGCCGCCCATCCGGGGGATAAAGACGCCTGTCGCAGGGTGGTGAGCCTGGCCGAAGGCATCGGGAACGACACGCCGGTTCATACCGCGTTGCTCCTGTATAAGGCCAGGGCTTTGCGCGGGCTCGGACTCCTGACCGCGGCCCTTGAAACCCTGACGGCCGCCTTACGCCGGAAGAAAGGCAGGTCTGAGGAATTGCTTCGGGCACTTCGGTACGAACGGGCTCTGGTCTACGAGGAACTCGGCCGGCTTCGGCGGGCACGTAGCGAACTCGAAAAGCTCTACGCCGAAGACCCCGATTACGAGGACGTGGCAGCCCGGTTGGGATTTTTCGTCAAAACGTAA
- a CDS encoding HAD family hydrolase: protein MGRIEAIFFDCDGVIVDTEPVHYRSFLETLKPFGIYFTYETYAKKYIGFDDRDGFREILREHNVRPEQALIERLIAEKNAKVLRYASEVKPFDGVVDFIKAAKASNMSLALVSGALRNEVLAFLKSIGLYDAFDVFVTAEDVTKSKPDPESYLLARRKLELLLGRTLSPEKCVVFEDTPSGVEAAKKAGLQVIAVTNSFPAESLGAADMVIAGFSGMTPEKLGLLLDD from the coding sequence ATGGGAAGAATAGAGGCTATTTTCTTCGATTGCGACGGTGTTATAGTCGATACAGAACCGGTTCACTACAGAAGCTTTCTCGAAACATTGAAGCCTTTCGGGATATACTTTACCTACGAAACCTATGCGAAGAAGTACATTGGTTTTGACGACCGAGACGGCTTCAGGGAAATATTGCGAGAGCACAATGTTCGGCCTGAACAGGCCCTTATCGAAAGGTTGATAGCGGAAAAGAATGCAAAGGTCCTGAGATACGCTTCTGAGGTAAAGCCCTTCGACGGGGTGGTGGATTTTATAAAGGCAGCAAAGGCTTCCAATATGAGTCTCGCTCTCGTTTCCGGAGCCTTACGTAACGAAGTGCTGGCCTTCCTGAAATCCATTGGCCTGTACGACGCCTTTGACGTTTTCGTAACCGCAGAGGACGTAACGAAAAGCAAGCCAGACCCGGAATCTTACCTGCTCGCGAGGAGAAAACTTGAGCTCTTACTGGGAAGAACCCTGTCTCCGGAAAAATGTGTCGTTTTTGAAGACACGCCATCGGGTGTTGAGGCGGCCAAAAAAGCCGGCCTTCAGGTAATCGCCGTTACAAACTCCTTTCCTGCAGAAAGCCTTGGAGCCGCCGATATGGTCATCGCGGGTTTTTCCGGGATGACTCCGGAGAAATTGGGTCTGCTGTTGGATGATTAG
- a CDS encoding transglutaminase TgpA family protein, with protein sequence MQRTMNLRQAIDILILFLSVFTVSLNWRIANTALTIISSIGLALEIAYRVAYGASLPIPRWLLNALGIGCVILTATRFSWENPLPPLVDCILLLMVIKWVERRNARDYLQMIALSLFQLVIYAFYTFDITFFIILLAVFYLGTLTLLLLTAFDGEKSLTRLESGFLKRSFMVSALQMILVLPVTTLLFFILPRTSTPILAFLQKPSVGRTGFTDNISLGEVGEIQESESIAFRATAEKLPDDKLYWRAIVFDFFDGKRWYASKAVRPDEELSERNYRNPDSQVVQVVLLEPHGEPYLVCLDVPVEVVTARKKVLISKESVVFMFRHPIWSRIKYTCKSLIEERPIPEPRSLAPYLQLPRNLSEDVKRLVEKLAVPERPELTLRHLAKWFRDNRFIYDLSNLPVSEDPLREFLFKTRRGNCEYFASAFGVMLRIAGIPTRLVGGYRGGKYNPLGGYYLVLHRDAHVWVEAYIDGQGWVRIDPVSFAVSEVAGMQKPSGFWLKLRLYGDIISYYWDQVVILYDVSKQMKLVNLVRFRMKLGRHFKMEWPDVKKAKQTLMMIVFFLAISGGFIVALRVRKHRLPEHARLCRAFERCLWRYGLERPPGMSLEEFVALLEGKAPASVVEQARRFVNLYSECLYKNSRFSEENVRELREIVKELRKGAGTTR encoded by the coding sequence TTGCAACGTACAATGAACCTCAGACAGGCTATTGACATTCTTATATTGTTTCTCTCGGTCTTTACCGTCAGTTTGAACTGGCGAATTGCCAATACTGCCCTGACCATAATTTCATCTATCGGACTGGCCCTTGAGATAGCCTACCGTGTAGCCTACGGGGCCTCTCTGCCCATACCTCGCTGGCTGCTGAACGCCCTGGGAATTGGTTGTGTTATTCTAACGGCTACGAGATTTTCATGGGAAAATCCGCTGCCTCCACTTGTGGATTGTATATTATTGCTCATGGTTATCAAATGGGTGGAGCGAAGGAACGCCCGGGATTACCTTCAGATGATCGCCCTGTCGCTATTTCAGCTCGTTATTTATGCTTTTTATACCTTTGACATCACTTTTTTCATCATACTTTTGGCGGTCTTCTATCTGGGAACCCTTACACTTTTGCTCCTTACGGCCTTTGACGGTGAAAAGAGCCTTACGCGGCTGGAATCGGGGTTCCTGAAACGAAGCTTTATGGTATCGGCATTGCAAATGATACTCGTGCTACCTGTGACGACCTTGCTTTTTTTCATTTTGCCCCGGACGAGCACACCCATTCTGGCCTTTCTTCAGAAGCCATCTGTCGGGAGGACGGGCTTTACCGATAATATTTCACTGGGCGAGGTGGGAGAAATACAGGAAAGCGAGTCCATTGCCTTCAGAGCAACTGCGGAAAAGTTGCCCGACGATAAACTTTACTGGAGGGCAATCGTTTTTGACTTTTTTGACGGAAAAAGATGGTATGCAAGTAAGGCAGTACGCCCTGACGAAGAACTTTCCGAAAGAAATTACCGGAACCCGGATTCACAGGTTGTACAGGTTGTGCTTCTTGAGCCTCATGGTGAACCCTATCTGGTGTGTCTGGATGTGCCGGTTGAGGTGGTGACTGCAAGGAAAAAGGTGCTGATATCAAAAGAGTCTGTTGTGTTTATGTTCAGACACCCAATATGGTCGCGGATAAAATACACCTGTAAGTCTCTCATAGAAGAGAGGCCAATTCCAGAACCCCGGTCTCTTGCTCCATATCTTCAGCTCCCTCGTAACCTTTCTGAAGACGTAAAAAGGCTTGTAGAGAAGCTTGCGGTTCCTGAGAGGCCGGAACTGACGCTACGTCATCTCGCAAAGTGGTTCCGTGATAACAGGTTCATATACGACCTGTCGAACCTCCCGGTTTCAGAAGACCCCCTTCGGGAATTTCTTTTTAAAACCAGGCGTGGAAACTGCGAATATTTCGCTTCGGCTTTTGGTGTGATGCTTCGTATAGCCGGAATTCCGACGAGACTTGTCGGAGGATACAGAGGGGGTAAATACAATCCCCTTGGAGGCTATTACCTGGTACTCCACAGGGATGCTCATGTGTGGGTTGAAGCCTATATCGACGGGCAGGGCTGGGTCAGAATTGATCCTGTTTCTTTTGCGGTATCGGAAGTGGCAGGAATGCAAAAGCCTTCGGGTTTCTGGCTTAAACTCCGTCTATACGGTGATATCATCTCTTACTACTGGGATCAGGTGGTAATTTTATATGACGTTTCGAAACAAATGAAGCTGGTAAATCTTGTGAGGTTTCGAATGAAGCTGGGAAGACACTTTAAAATGGAGTGGCCGGACGTTAAAAAAGCTAAGCAGACATTGATGATGATCGTGTTTTTTTTGGCTATTTCCGGAGGTTTTATTGTTGCACTTAGAGTCCGAAAGCATCGCTTACCTGAGCACGCAAGGCTTTGCAGAGCCTTCGAGAGATGTCTCTGGCGTTACGGGCTGGAGCGTCCTCCGGGTATGAGTCTTGAGGAATTTGTAGCTCTCCTGGAGGGAAAGGCGCCGGCTTCAGTGGTAGAGCAGGCCAGACGCTTTGTGAATCTCTATTCCGAGTGTCTTTACAAAAACTCGAGGTTTTCCGAAGAAAATGTAAGAGAGCTGAGAGAAATAGTTAAAGAGCTGAGGAAAGGTGCGGGTACGACCCGCTAA
- a CDS encoding DUF58 domain-containing protein yields MTILIALAGVNTGNNLIYLTASFLLAYMLISGWIAQLNLKGIVIHVRYPDEIFANVAFPVFVHVQNRKKFIPSFFIDVKVGDAGRFLFWVPSRATISLTLYDKCTHRGINRMPAPRICSSFPFNFFTRMRYAGDPVEITVFPEPKKCDLSALQDPERTEDGGRENERTYDFENLVSIRNYIPGDPWKFINWKATAKTGELKVNELDSGRPGSFVFDLIGLPEEYYEELLSCYTYLILELSRSGVPLGVKTPKVFIPPGTGRDHVRRILTVLATYNEPQTGY; encoded by the coding sequence ATGACCATTCTTATTGCCCTTGCGGGAGTAAACACGGGAAATAACCTCATTTATTTGACGGCCTCGTTCCTCCTGGCTTACATGCTCATTTCCGGCTGGATTGCCCAGCTTAACCTTAAGGGGATTGTGATCCACGTCCGATATCCGGACGAAATCTTTGCCAATGTTGCTTTTCCTGTTTTCGTCCACGTACAGAACAGAAAAAAATTTATTCCGTCCTTCTTCATCGATGTAAAAGTCGGTGATGCTGGTCGCTTTCTCTTCTGGGTTCCTTCTAGAGCAACGATAAGCCTCACGCTTTACGATAAATGTACTCATAGAGGCATTAATCGAATGCCCGCCCCTCGAATTTGTTCGTCTTTTCCGTTTAACTTTTTTACACGTATGAGATATGCAGGCGATCCCGTGGAGATCACCGTTTTCCCGGAGCCTAAAAAATGTGACCTCTCTGCCCTTCAGGATCCGGAAAGAACTGAGGATGGGGGTCGTGAAAATGAAAGGACTTACGATTTTGAGAACCTGGTTTCCATAAGGAATTATATTCCCGGCGATCCCTGGAAATTCATAAACTGGAAAGCAACCGCCAAAACCGGGGAATTAAAGGTGAACGAGCTTGATTCAGGCAGGCCGGGATCGTTCGTATTTGATCTGATAGGCCTTCCCGAAGAATATTATGAGGAGTTGCTAAGTTGCTATACCTACCTTATCCTTGAACTTTCCAGGTCAGGCGTACCGCTGGGGGTTAAAACCCCGAAGGTGTTTATTCCTCCGGGAACGGGAAGAGATCACGTGAGAAGGATTCTCACGGTTCTTGCAACGTACAATGAACCTCAGACAGGCTATTGA
- a CDS encoding AAA family ATPase — translation MVALSDSIVHPGIRRVIDVLSNFLHGKEQALRLALICFFARGHLLIEDLPGLGKTTLAIGIARALGMDFGRIQCTSDLLPSDVTGLSIFDQQRSIFEFKPGPIFHNIVLVDEINRAPPKTQSALLEAMGEKQVTVEGRTYPLPVPFFVIATQNPLESFGTFPLPESQMDRFMMKISIGYPSREAEREILRGGSRRRELYSLDPVLTQEEILEIQESARKNVHVSDLVLDYLQNIVALTRTSPLLRAGLSTRGALALLHTSRVDAFFKGKEFVSPENIRSVAPYVISHRILPREEYRSVDRMEVVRSLLEEVPVPVY, via the coding sequence GTGGTTGCCCTGAGCGATTCGATCGTACACCCCGGCATACGTCGGGTAATTGACGTTTTATCCAACTTTCTTCACGGCAAAGAACAGGCTCTCAGACTGGCCCTGATTTGCTTCTTTGCAAGAGGGCATCTTCTCATTGAGGACCTTCCGGGACTTGGTAAAACGACACTTGCAATAGGTATTGCCAGAGCCCTGGGCATGGATTTCGGGCGCATCCAATGTACCAGTGATCTTTTGCCGTCGGATGTGACGGGATTATCCATCTTTGATCAACAACGGAGTATCTTTGAGTTTAAACCGGGGCCGATTTTTCACAACATAGTTCTGGTTGATGAAATAAACAGAGCTCCCCCTAAAACTCAGAGCGCCTTGCTTGAAGCCATGGGTGAAAAGCAGGTAACCGTCGAAGGTCGTACGTACCCGCTGCCGGTACCTTTCTTCGTAATAGCAACTCAGAACCCCCTGGAGAGTTTTGGGACCTTTCCCCTGCCGGAGTCTCAGATGGATCGGTTTATGATGAAGATAAGTATAGGGTATCCGTCCCGTGAGGCCGAGAGGGAAATTCTAAGAGGTGGGAGCAGAAGAAGGGAGCTTTACTCACTGGATCCGGTTCTTACACAGGAGGAAATCCTGGAGATTCAGGAAAGTGCCAGAAAAAATGTGCATGTTTCCGATCTGGTGCTCGACTACCTGCAGAACATCGTTGCCTTAACGAGGACAAGCCCGTTGCTTCGGGCCGGCCTTTCCACTCGCGGCGCCCTTGCATTACTTCATACTTCCAGGGTTGATGCCTTTTTCAAGGGAAAAGAGTTCGTCAGCCCCGAAAATATTAGATCCGTTGCGCCTTATGTGATATCTCACAGGATACTTCCCAGAGAGGAATATAGATCTGTGGATCGGATGGAGGTGGTGAGATCACTCCTGGAAGAGGTACCCGTACCCGTGTACTGA
- the purM gene encoding phosphoribosylformylglycinamidine cyclo-ligase: protein MTHRDNETRGADLYREAGVDLEKASTLVDRIKPLAQKTYRKGVRGGIGGFGALYALDPNEVKQPLLVSSTDGVGTKLKVAFLAKKYDTVGIDLVAMCANDILVHGARPLFFLDYIAMGRIDLDVLEQVIYGIAEGCEQAGCALIGGETAEMPDFYDPGEFDMAGFIVGLVNEGEVVDGASIHFGDVIIGLESNGLHSNGYSLVRKIVFGELKMTPDDIIAECGCTVAEELLKPTRIYVPVVLKLLRNVAVKGMAHITGGGLVDNIPRVLPNACVAVIEEGSWNVPPIFAFLKERGGISDQEMYRVFNNGIGYVLFVDPDDANVALEQCAAMGIKAYVIGTVEQRKDDNCPQIHIRKRSSV from the coding sequence ATGACCCATCGTGACAATGAAACTCGTGGAGCCGATTTGTACAGGGAAGCAGGAGTTGACCTTGAAAAAGCCAGTACTCTTGTCGACAGAATTAAGCCGCTTGCCCAGAAGACTTACCGTAAAGGCGTAAGAGGGGGCATAGGAGGTTTTGGAGCCCTTTATGCACTTGACCCGAATGAAGTGAAACAACCCCTGCTCGTGTCTTCTACCGATGGTGTGGGGACGAAACTTAAAGTCGCTTTTCTCGCAAAAAAATACGATACCGTTGGCATAGACCTTGTTGCCATGTGTGCCAACGACATCCTCGTTCATGGAGCCAGACCTCTCTTCTTTCTCGATTACATTGCCATGGGCCGAATAGATCTGGATGTGCTTGAACAGGTTATTTACGGGATTGCAGAAGGATGTGAGCAGGCTGGATGTGCTTTAATAGGCGGTGAAACCGCCGAGATGCCCGATTTTTACGATCCCGGTGAATTCGACATGGCAGGATTTATAGTGGGCCTGGTAAACGAGGGTGAAGTTGTGGACGGAGCGTCGATACACTTCGGTGATGTTATAATAGGGCTTGAATCAAACGGATTACATTCCAACGGATACAGCCTCGTAAGGAAGATCGTTTTCGGTGAACTGAAAATGACCCCGGACGACATTATTGCCGAATGCGGATGTACTGTAGCCGAAGAACTTCTTAAGCCTACCAGGATCTACGTTCCGGTGGTTCTTAAGCTCTTGAGAAACGTAGCCGTAAAGGGAATGGCCCACATTACGGGTGGCGGCTTGGTTGACAACATACCCCGAGTACTTCCTAACGCCTGCGTGGCGGTTATTGAAGAAGGTTCCTGGAATGTACCTCCTATCTTTGCTTTTTTGAAAGAAAGGGGAGGGATTTCTGATCAGGAAATGTATCGGGTTTTCAATAACGGTATAGGCTATGTGCTTTTTGTCGATCCCGATGACGCAAATGTGGCGCTGGAGCAGTGTGCCGCAATGGGGATAAAGGCCTACGTTATCGGAACGGTAGAACAGCGGAAGGATGACAATTGCCCCCAGATTCACATTAGGAAAAGGTCTTCTGTATAG
- the mltG gene encoding endolytic transglycosylase MltG, giving the protein MRRFCSLLILLILTVTSAALIFTACYIVPSVLFVYRPFAINGEYVYSVPKGAKASQIVTGIARLLNMSDRDREKIYWFVKISGYARGLKSGEYAVYTFSTPKSLIERIFRGDVIRYIVTIPEGSTIYEVAERVNRTGLAKTEEVIRLASDPPFIRSLGINATTLEGYLFPDTYIFTRLDNAKTILKTMVRTFWRRFPSEGESRAKKLGMTLHDVVTMASIVEKEAVMDDERPIIAAVFYNRLKKGMPLQSDPTAVYDIPFFRGPVKRDHILRKTPYNTYFIRGLPPSPICNPGLASIKAALYPANVSYLYFVSRGDGRHIFSETYREHLQAIRRVRDSERACQDLTRSEIEPGKTDENPTEE; this is encoded by the coding sequence GTGAGGAGATTTTGTAGCCTTCTTATACTTCTGATACTGACGGTCACTTCAGCAGCGCTGATCTTTACTGCCTGTTATATAGTACCGTCCGTCCTTTTCGTCTATCGACCCTTTGCTATAAACGGTGAATACGTTTACAGTGTCCCAAAGGGCGCAAAGGCATCTCAGATCGTCACAGGCATTGCCCGGCTTTTGAACATGTCTGACCGGGACAGAGAAAAAATTTACTGGTTTGTGAAAATATCCGGTTACGCCAGGGGTCTTAAAAGCGGTGAGTATGCCGTATACACCTTCAGCACACCGAAAAGCCTCATAGAGAGGATATTTCGAGGCGATGTCATTCGCTACATCGTAACCATCCCCGAAGGGTCAACGATCTACGAGGTGGCAGAACGTGTCAACAGGACCGGACTTGCCAAAACCGAAGAAGTCATAAGGCTTGCTTCCGATCCACCGTTCATACGGTCTCTGGGAATTAACGCGACGACACTCGAAGGATATCTTTTTCCCGACACTTACATCTTCACCAGACTTGATAACGCAAAAACGATCTTGAAAACCATGGTTAGGACTTTCTGGAGGCGATTCCCGTCTGAGGGAGAAAGCAGAGCAAAAAAGCTCGGTATGACGTTACACGACGTTGTCACCATGGCATCCATCGTAGAAAAGGAGGCGGTAATGGATGATGAACGCCCGATCATTGCTGCCGTTTTTTACAACCGGTTAAAAAAGGGGATGCCTTTGCAGAGCGACCCAACGGCAGTTTACGATATACCCTTTTTCAGAGGGCCCGTAAAAAGGGACCACATCCTGCGCAAAACTCCCTATAACACCTATTTTATACGAGGATTGCCCCCTTCACCTATCTGCAATCCCGGCCTTGCATCGATAAAAGCCGCACTGTATCCTGCCAACGTTTCTTACCTTTATTTCGTGAGCCGGGGAGATGGACGACACATTTTCTCTGAGACCTACAGGGAGCATCTCCAGGCAATAAGAAGAGTGCGTGATTCAGAAAGGGCTTGCCAGGACCTTACCAGATCGGAAATAGAACCGGGAAAAACCGACGAGAACCCCACGGAGGAGTAA
- a CDS encoding NTP transferase domain-containing protein translates to MEEVTRESSGEEVTTLILAAGRGTRMKGFLNNKTLLPLLPGTSIFDGSRPFIKEIISQVPKGRVAIVVHHDAETVKETLKEEKVVYIYQPELNGTGGALLASREFLEKVETKYVLITMGDVPLVRSHTYRRLIKHIDATGFEAALIAFRPSDPKQYGRLLTEGEKVKRIVEWQYWKDLSKSDLEMMNLCNAGIYALRRGELLACCNELFDRYHSVKKNIDGTWREIKEYFLTDLVEIMNEKGMNFGFIEVPEWEVIGADTPEALRKIQALYAGLIRSTVQ, encoded by the coding sequence ATGGAAGAGGTAACCAGAGAGTCTTCCGGTGAGGAAGTCACAACCCTGATCCTTGCGGCCGGGCGTGGTACTCGAATGAAGGGTTTTTTAAACAACAAAACACTATTACCTCTTTTGCCCGGTACCAGTATCTTTGACGGTTCAAGGCCCTTCATTAAAGAGATCATTTCGCAGGTTCCAAAAGGCAGGGTTGCTATAGTCGTTCACCATGATGCGGAAACGGTTAAGGAGACACTGAAGGAGGAAAAAGTAGTTTACATTTATCAGCCGGAACTGAACGGCACCGGTGGTGCCCTTCTTGCCTCACGTGAATTTCTCGAAAAGGTCGAGACAAAATACGTTCTGATTACCATGGGAGATGTACCTCTTGTGCGATCTCACACCTATCGGCGCCTCATAAAGCACATCGACGCTACGGGATTTGAAGCCGCTCTGATAGCCTTCAGACCTTCGGATCCCAAGCAATACGGCCGGCTTTTGACGGAAGGTGAAAAAGTAAAGAGGATCGTCGAATGGCAATACTGGAAAGATCTGAGCAAGTCCGATCTCGAGATGATGAACCTTTGCAACGCCGGGATTTACGCCCTTCGCCGTGGTGAACTGCTGGCCTGCTGTAACGAGCTTTTCGATCGGTATCATTCGGTCAAAAAAAATATAGACGGAACCTGGCGGGAAATTAAGGAATATTTTCTCACCGATCTCGTTGAAATTATGAACGAAAAGGGAATGAACTTCGGCTTCATAGAGGTACCCGAGTGGGAGGTTATAGGAGCAGACACACCGGAAGCGCTTAGGAAAATTCAGGCTCTTTATGCCGGCCTGATAAGGTCAACGGTGCAATAA
- a CDS encoding ABC transporter ATP-binding protein, whose protein sequence is MSVILRDVCFVRSGQKILSHITWEVQQGDRWVILGPNGSGKTTLLKLISGYIWPTSGTVEVLGKRFGTVDLRLLRRKIGWVGSFLQELIPPGQKVFDVIAGGVSASFGKVYGCEVPFDAVERWARVVQCDSLLDKPYGVLSQGEKQRVLLARALISEPDLLLLDEPCAGLDVVAREYFLKTLEHIAGRRKTMAVLLVTHHIEEVAPFFTGAVVMKAGRFIASGSSDRVLTDDILKEAFNVPVKVLRHNGRFALYCTVDLIRPA, encoded by the coding sequence GTGAGCGTGATTCTTCGGGATGTATGTTTTGTAAGGTCGGGGCAGAAGATTCTGTCTCACATCACATGGGAAGTTCAGCAGGGTGATAGGTGGGTTATTTTGGGCCCGAACGGCTCGGGTAAAACAACACTTCTCAAGCTTATCTCCGGTTACATTTGGCCTACATCAGGAACCGTGGAAGTCCTTGGGAAACGCTTTGGCACGGTGGATCTTCGCCTCCTCAGGCGCAAAATAGGATGGGTCGGATCTTTTCTTCAGGAACTCATCCCACCGGGTCAGAAGGTTTTTGATGTAATAGCGGGTGGTGTTTCGGCTTCTTTCGGGAAGGTCTACGGTTGCGAAGTTCCTTTTGATGCAGTTGAAAGATGGGCCCGGGTGGTACAGTGTGATTCTTTACTGGACAAACCCTACGGAGTGCTTTCACAGGGCGAAAAACAACGAGTACTTCTTGCAAGAGCCCTTATTTCCGAACCAGACCTTTTGTTGCTGGATGAACCCTGCGCCGGGCTTGATGTTGTGGCCCGTGAGTATTTCTTAAAAACCCTGGAGCACATAGCAGGCCGGCGTAAGACCATGGCCGTACTACTGGTTACTCATCACATTGAAGAGGTCGCTCCTTTTTTTACCGGAGCGGTTGTTATGAAGGCCGGCAGATTTATAGCCAGCGGCTCCAGCGACCGGGTTTTAACGGACGATATACTGAAGGAAGCTTTCAACGTGCCCGTGAAGGTCTTGCGCCATAACGGAAGATTTGCCCTTTATTGCACCGTTGACCTTATCAGGCCGGCATAA